A region of Puniceicoccus vermicola DNA encodes the following proteins:
- a CDS encoding sulfatase family protein codes for MNVLHILSDQHQAACMGHAGHPQAITPHLDRLASQGVSFSSAYTQNPICTPSRVSMLSGQYCHNHGYYGLGGPRPERLPNYLGHFRRHGYRTAGIGKLHLPDQPHNWVVDDVDLLAECYESASNNKSGANSYRSPYFEYLEALGLREQEDSIRLPEFPGKQQHEARPSLLPYKHSVEGWCVQTARRFISDSGDQPWCVQVSLPRPHQCYTPDQEFWDRYPEDLDLPVGLHQDAAHRPPHFQKMVERYRNGHGLLKPDDFESWARRVWRGYLACVTQVDHAVGELMDFLETHGLTENTIVVYGSDHGAYSGTFGVPEKAPGICSEKVCRVPMVWRVPGISPSEHRCDLLAENIDFAPTFTTLCGLPPMETSDGCDLSALLRGENNPVREVAVTENVWSKSLRYKNWRYVHYQPETFGGKEAGELYDLEADPGETRNLYFEADYAPVLHQCRRLLLEWLIRTTRATTIWPATGSKEQPLAYATADDGKESNAHGAVLRARNRQLNYL; via the coding sequence ATGAACGTTCTTCACATTCTCTCCGACCAGCACCAGGCAGCCTGCATGGGGCATGCGGGTCACCCCCAGGCGATCACGCCCCATCTCGACCGGCTGGCTTCGCAGGGGGTCAGCTTTTCCAGCGCCTACACGCAGAACCCCATCTGCACGCCGAGCCGGGTAAGCATGCTCTCCGGTCAGTATTGTCACAATCATGGCTACTACGGCCTGGGCGGACCGCGGCCGGAGCGGCTTCCCAATTATCTGGGTCATTTCCGGCGGCACGGGTATCGCACTGCCGGGATCGGAAAATTGCATTTGCCGGATCAGCCTCACAACTGGGTGGTGGATGATGTGGATCTTCTGGCGGAATGCTATGAATCCGCATCAAACAACAAGTCGGGTGCCAACAGCTACCGTTCTCCCTATTTTGAGTATCTGGAGGCCCTTGGACTGAGGGAACAGGAAGACAGCATACGTTTGCCGGAATTTCCCGGGAAGCAACAGCATGAAGCGCGCCCTTCCCTATTACCCTACAAGCACAGCGTGGAAGGTTGGTGCGTGCAGACGGCCAGGCGCTTTATCAGCGATAGCGGAGATCAGCCATGGTGCGTTCAGGTAAGCCTGCCGCGTCCGCACCAATGTTACACCCCGGATCAGGAATTCTGGGATAGGTATCCCGAAGATCTGGACCTGCCAGTGGGGCTGCATCAGGACGCGGCGCACCGGCCCCCGCATTTCCAAAAGATGGTGGAACGCTACCGCAACGGTCACGGACTGCTTAAACCGGACGATTTCGAAAGCTGGGCACGCCGCGTCTGGCGGGGTTATCTGGCCTGCGTTACGCAGGTAGATCACGCGGTCGGCGAGTTGATGGATTTCCTCGAGACCCACGGGCTGACCGAAAACACCATCGTGGTCTATGGCTCGGACCACGGAGCCTACTCCGGGACATTCGGGGTCCCGGAAAAAGCGCCCGGTATCTGCTCGGAAAAAGTCTGCCGGGTTCCCATGGTCTGGCGGGTGCCCGGTATCTCCCCATCCGAACACCGCTGTGACCTGCTGGCCGAGAATATCGATTTCGCCCCGACCTTCACCACGCTTTGCGGTCTTCCACCGATGGAAACCTCGGATGGCTGTGATCTCAGCGCACTCCTCCGGGGGGAGAACAATCCCGTACGAGAGGTGGCGGTGACGGAGAATGTCTGGAGTAAATCCTTGCGATACAAAAACTGGCGTTATGTGCACTACCAACCGGAGACGTTCGGGGGGAAAGAAGCGGGCGAACTCTACGATCTCGAGGCCGATCCGGGGGAAACGCGGAATTTGTATTTTGAGGCGGATTACGCCCCCGTGCTCCATCAATGTCGGCGATTGCTTTTGGAGTGGTTGATTCGCACGACACGGGCAACCACGATCTGGCCGGCGACCGGCTCAAAAGAACAACCACTTGCCTACGCCACAGCGGACGATGGCAAGGAGTCGAACGCGCACGGAGCTGTCCTGCGGGCGCGCAACCGTCAGTTGAATTACCTTTAA
- a CDS encoding SGNH/GDSL hydrolase family protein produces the protein MILQQNNIEFHNVGALEALDGISGLSLVRIPQGVRETLNYRARLRALSPTGVELRFVTEAPQFRLSLAAHEGGNRLHVFRGGYGHSEHGMGGGTTRVFDFAAPETFSTVTSEGLKSGVFSPDVWRIQISGGPTSFWGFDSIGFPVRPPTADEKPALRWLAYGSSITHASVKGYPHRAAHRLGVDVLNKGFGGACHCEETLADYFASEETWDFATLELGINMRGTFPVEEFERRARYLVRRLRDGKPGAPIVLLTHFLNRTHHIPPEQHEDLIFQRQTEYDHVLRAIASEMANEGVHLIEGCDVLTDFCGLSCDLIHPSEAGHLQMGENLARLLEPIIAPLRIAKDEASS, from the coding sequence ATGATTCTACAGCAAAACAATATTGAATTCCACAATGTCGGGGCTCTGGAGGCGTTGGACGGGATTTCCGGTCTCTCACTGGTGCGAATCCCACAAGGAGTGCGCGAGACGCTCAACTACCGGGCGCGCCTGCGGGCATTGAGCCCGACCGGCGTCGAACTGCGCTTTGTCACCGAGGCTCCCCAATTCCGCCTTTCGCTTGCGGCGCATGAAGGCGGCAATCGCCTGCACGTATTTCGCGGAGGCTATGGGCACAGCGAACACGGGATGGGAGGCGGGACAACCAGGGTGTTTGATTTTGCGGCTCCCGAGACATTTTCCACGGTCACCAGCGAAGGGCTGAAATCCGGCGTGTTTTCTCCTGACGTATGGCGCATTCAGATCAGCGGCGGACCCACCAGCTTTTGGGGCTTTGATTCGATTGGATTTCCGGTCCGGCCTCCGACCGCTGATGAAAAACCCGCGCTCCGCTGGCTGGCTTATGGATCCTCGATCACTCACGCCTCGGTGAAGGGATATCCTCACCGTGCGGCGCACCGCCTGGGCGTGGACGTGCTGAACAAGGGGTTTGGAGGCGCCTGTCATTGCGAGGAGACCCTTGCCGATTACTTCGCTTCGGAGGAAACGTGGGATTTTGCGACGCTGGAACTGGGCATCAACATGCGGGGAACGTTTCCCGTGGAGGAGTTTGAACGGCGGGCCCGGTACCTGGTGCGACGTCTGCGGGATGGAAAACCGGGTGCTCCCATTGTTCTCCTCACCCATTTTCTCAATCGCACTCATCACATACCGCCGGAACAACACGAGGATTTGATCTTCCAGCGTCAGACCGAATACGACCATGTCCTCCGCGCGATAGCCTCGGAGATGGCGAACGAAGGGGTGCACTTGATCGAGGGTTGTGATGTGCTGACGGACTTCTGCGGACTGTCATGCGACCTCATCCATCCCAGTGAGGCCGGGCATCTGCAAATGGGTGAAAATCTGGCCCGATTACTTGAGCCCATCATCGCGCCCCTTCGCATCGCCAAGGACGAGGCATCATCCTAA
- a CDS encoding sulfatase family protein — MKRPNIVYIFADEWRAQATGYNGDPNCETPVLDAFAAQSMNLTHAVSGYPVCCPYRASLLTGQYPLTHGVFINDVELDPNCHSIARAFKDGGYHTAYIGKWHVYGSPEGHYQRRNDPVPRDFQMGFDDWKGFECSHDHLNSGYYHNDDPTFHPWGDYDAFAQSRAAVDHLRERSQATDPFLLMLSWGPPHFPLDNAPEEYLKRYENREIVLRENVPEDRQERAIRELRGYYAHIAALDHALEIVLDGLRDLGLEEETMVIVTSDHGEMRQCQGLKTKQFPWDESIRVPFLLRYPPVTGRGGSELPILIDAPDIMPTLLHLCDLPVPESVEGRDWSPEIRGTRAVDPEDAALLSIAAGFTELRFNAMSVYRGVRSRRHTYVRNLHGPWLLYDNEADPYQKDNLIDRPDHADLQAKLENKLQQMLAARGDEFLPGEAYLERAGLTHYHETQSEPQQIWRDPWKSEGPVPVSGRQVY, encoded by the coding sequence ATGAAACGCCCTAATATCGTCTACATTTTCGCCGATGAATGGCGCGCCCAGGCGACGGGTTACAATGGTGATCCCAACTGCGAAACTCCTGTGCTCGATGCGTTCGCCGCGCAGAGTATGAATCTGACACATGCGGTTAGCGGGTATCCGGTTTGCTGCCCCTATCGTGCCAGCCTGCTCACCGGGCAGTATCCGTTGACCCACGGTGTTTTCATCAACGACGTCGAACTGGACCCGAACTGCCACAGCATCGCCCGTGCTTTCAAAGACGGAGGCTATCACACGGCTTACATCGGAAAATGGCATGTTTACGGAAGCCCTGAAGGCCATTATCAGCGGCGGAATGATCCGGTGCCGCGGGATTTTCAGATGGGCTTCGACGACTGGAAAGGCTTTGAGTGCAGCCACGACCACTTGAATTCCGGCTATTATCACAACGACGATCCCACGTTTCATCCCTGGGGTGACTACGATGCTTTTGCCCAAAGTCGGGCTGCTGTCGATCATCTGCGCGAGCGGAGCCAGGCCACCGATCCATTCCTACTCATGCTTTCCTGGGGACCGCCTCACTTCCCGCTGGATAATGCGCCGGAGGAGTATCTGAAACGCTACGAAAACCGCGAAATCGTGTTGCGCGAGAATGTGCCGGAGGACCGGCAGGAGAGGGCGATCCGGGAATTGCGGGGCTATTATGCTCATATCGCAGCCCTGGATCACGCGTTGGAAATTGTCTTAGACGGACTGCGCGACTTGGGTCTCGAAGAAGAGACGATGGTTATCGTCACCAGCGACCACGGCGAAATGCGGCAATGTCAGGGGCTGAAGACCAAGCAATTTCCGTGGGATGAAAGCATTCGGGTGCCATTTCTCCTGCGCTATCCGCCGGTGACCGGCAGGGGTGGCAGCGAATTGCCGATTCTTATCGATGCGCCGGATATCATGCCGACGCTCCTCCACTTGTGCGATTTACCGGTGCCGGAAAGTGTCGAGGGACGTGACTGGTCCCCTGAGATCCGGGGCACCCGTGCAGTGGATCCGGAGGATGCCGCACTCCTGTCCATTGCAGCCGGATTCACCGAATTGCGGTTCAATGCGATGAGCGTTTATCGCGGCGTTCGCTCCCGCCGCCATACCTATGTCCGGAATCTCCACGGGCCGTGGCTGTTGTATGACAACGAAGCCGATCCCTATCAGAAAGACAACCTGATCGATCGGCCTGACCATGCGGACTTGCAGGCGAAGCTCGAAAACAAATTACAGCAGATGCTGGCCGCCCGCGGCGATGAGTTTCTACCGGGAGAGGCCTATCTCGAACGAGCCGGACTGACCCACTACCATGAGACTCAAAGCGAGCCGCAGCAAATCTGGCGTGATCCATGGAAGAGTGAAGGCCCGGTTCCCGTTTCCGGACGGCAGGTCTATTGA
- a CDS encoding sulfatase family protein, whose translation MKPEDPRNQPNLMLIMTDQHFGDMLSCLGRTPGLHTPNLDRLLARGCAFDRAYATQPLCVPSRNSIITGRYPHEINVTYNLHGHPGFLKEPMMGTYLSDAGYDCGYVGKWHLAVPVEDKASHGFPFVRLAEEGGIDARIPKTCGEFLDRPRDRPFFLFASWLNPHDICEFARIAGGIPDRLPNGDIPPVPEDPAQLPPLPQNHGQTPEDSSVLARVQSLYPRIHPTAGYNELNWRQYLWAYHRLVEKVDAQIGELLHELEIRQLIEKTVILFTSDHGDGCGAHGWNQKQTFYEECARVPLIMTGPGIPSGGRLDKECPVSIGLDLLPTLLDYAGVPPPPALPGRSLKNLAEGGEEDEWPDHIILQTEFGGFGENQRSSIRGRCVVDRSYKYMCYVDRSMDLIEEQLFHLPSDPGEMKNLVHQPGHEKILERMRNKLQEYVRRTKDPFQPVPSTAQ comes from the coding sequence ATGAAACCAGAAGATCCACGCAATCAACCGAACCTGATGCTCATCATGACTGACCAGCATTTTGGCGACATGCTGAGCTGTCTCGGGCGAACTCCCGGTTTGCACACTCCAAATCTCGACCGACTTCTGGCTCGCGGCTGCGCATTTGATCGTGCCTATGCCACCCAGCCGCTTTGCGTTCCTTCAAGAAACAGCATCATCACCGGACGATATCCGCACGAAATCAACGTCACGTATAATCTTCATGGTCATCCCGGTTTCCTCAAGGAGCCCATGATGGGGACATACCTCTCTGACGCCGGCTACGATTGCGGGTATGTGGGGAAGTGGCATCTTGCCGTTCCCGTCGAGGACAAAGCCTCCCATGGTTTCCCTTTCGTACGCCTTGCAGAAGAAGGTGGAATTGACGCGAGAATCCCGAAAACCTGCGGGGAGTTCCTCGATCGACCAAGAGACCGTCCCTTCTTTCTTTTCGCCTCATGGCTGAATCCGCATGACATCTGTGAGTTTGCACGAATCGCCGGCGGCATTCCGGATCGGCTCCCGAATGGTGATATCCCTCCCGTGCCCGAGGATCCCGCCCAGCTCCCGCCACTTCCGCAAAACCATGGCCAAACGCCGGAAGATTCTTCGGTGCTGGCAAGGGTTCAGTCGTTGTATCCTAGAATTCATCCGACAGCGGGTTACAATGAACTAAATTGGCGGCAGTATCTTTGGGCCTACCATCGACTGGTGGAAAAGGTGGATGCTCAGATCGGAGAGCTGTTGCATGAGTTGGAAATCAGGCAACTGATCGAAAAAACGGTGATCCTCTTCACCAGTGATCACGGGGATGGCTGCGGTGCCCACGGATGGAATCAGAAGCAAACATTCTATGAGGAATGCGCCCGTGTGCCTTTGATTATGACCGGGCCGGGAATCCCTTCCGGTGGACGTCTGGACAAGGAGTGTCCGGTAAGCATCGGTCTTGATCTATTACCGACCCTGCTGGACTATGCCGGCGTCCCACCTCCTCCGGCATTGCCCGGCCGGAGTCTTAAAAACTTGGCGGAGGGAGGCGAAGAGGACGAATGGCCGGATCATATTATTTTGCAAACCGAGTTTGGGGGATTCGGGGAAAACCAGCGCTCATCTATTCGCGGCCGCTGCGTGGTAGACAGAAGCTACAAATATATGTGCTACGTTGATCGGTCGATGGACCTGATCGAGGAGCAGCTGTTTCATCTGCCGTCTGATCCCGGAGAAATGAAAAACCTCGTCCACCAGCCGGGACACGAGAAGATCCTCGAACGGATGCGGAACAAACTGCAGGAGTATGTCCGGCGAACGAAAGATCCATTTCAACCGGTCCCTTCTACCGCTCAATAG